In bacterium, a single genomic region encodes these proteins:
- a CDS encoding response regulator, protein EKKVNIMVVDDEEIVRASLTSWLEEDGYRVEAVESGRKAMERLPEREWDLMLVDLKMPGMDGIQLMDEVHKTAPEMLVIIMTAYATVDTAVKAMKKGAYDYFVKPFNPDDISLTIRKIVDHHKLVRENLFLRKELKKRYKLRDMISKNEKMLEIFDLARTVAKSSSTVLIQGESGTGKELLARAIHDE, encoded by the coding sequence GAGAAGAAGGTCAACATCATGGTGGTGGACGACGAGGAAATCGTCCGGGCTTCGTTGACCAGCTGGCTCGAGGAGGACGGGTACCGCGTGGAGGCCGTGGAGAGCGGCAGGAAGGCGATGGAACGCCTCCCCGAGAGGGAGTGGGACCTGATGCTGGTGGATCTGAAGATGCCCGGGATGGACGGAATCCAGCTGATGGACGAGGTCCACAAGACGGCGCCCGAGATGCTGGTCATCATCATGACGGCCTACGCGACGGTCGACACCGCCGTGAAGGCGATGAAGAAGGGGGCCTACGACTATTTCGTCAAACCGTTCAACCCCGACGACATCTCCCTGACGATCCGGAAGATCGTGGACCATCACAAGCTCGTCCGGGAGAACCTGTTTTTGCGGAAAGAGCTCAAGAAGCGGTACAAACTGAGGGATATGATCAGCAAGAACGAGAAGATGCTGGAGATCTTCGACCTGGCGCGTACCGTCGCGAAGAGCAGCTCGACGGTCCTCATCCAGGGCGAGAGCGGGACGGGGAAAGAGCTTCTCGCGCGGGCGATCCACGACGAAA